The following proteins come from a genomic window of Halomicroarcula saliterrae:
- a CDS encoding SCP2 sterol-binding domain-containing protein — protein MTLRLPADAADWAVAWRDHINDREAFAAAAADFEATFLFQIRADDRYDGAPIQFLVRLADGACTETALVEESADYDFAMRGPYDAWADLLSGDLDVSESVMDGTFDVEGNTMTLLRRQDAVSEMVGAAQSIDTAFEH, from the coding sequence ATGACTCTCAGGCTGCCCGCTGACGCCGCTGACTGGGCCGTCGCGTGGCGCGACCACATCAACGACCGGGAGGCGTTCGCGGCCGCCGCGGCCGACTTCGAGGCGACCTTCCTCTTCCAAATTCGGGCCGACGACCGCTACGACGGCGCGCCCATCCAGTTTCTGGTGCGCCTCGCCGACGGCGCCTGCACCGAGACGGCACTCGTCGAGGAGTCGGCCGACTACGACTTCGCCATGCGTGGCCCCTACGACGCGTGGGCCGACCTCCTCTCCGGCGACCTCGACGTCTCCGAATCCGTCATGGACGGCACTTTCGACGTCGAGGGCAACACGATGACGCTGTTGCGCCGCCAGGACGCCGTCTCGGAGATGGTCGGTGCCGCACAGTCGATCGACACCGCCTTCGAGCACTGA
- a CDS encoding DUF7089 family protein — protein MFTERPLDGDPAAVRDAYAPDAVVLNSATDFETLDPAAAEDLLLVTRSVDPLALDPSWVPDSAPDQLRRYVGGEFTVGLPGDGGVAWTTQTEPACVIVKPRLETSPDAFVDFLVAEALVEASLNEPEQFVEFFGDSYRDLAAVTDPAIGATGTYQLAVALYDAYLGLQTREAFEGWAETFPAVYAAWADAGERLEPRLSELSGELARGQTDFAAAAELACSAVKHGLELPAPFAALDTAAYADHDADYAVRWAEKTFEQLE, from the coding sequence ATGTTCACGGAGCGACCCCTCGACGGTGACCCGGCCGCGGTCCGTGACGCCTACGCGCCCGACGCCGTCGTCCTGAACAGCGCGACCGACTTCGAGACGCTGGACCCCGCCGCCGCGGAGGACCTGCTGCTCGTCACGCGGTCGGTCGACCCGCTCGCGCTGGACCCGTCGTGGGTGCCCGACAGCGCCCCGGACCAGCTCCGTCGCTACGTCGGGGGCGAGTTCACCGTCGGACTCCCCGGCGACGGCGGCGTCGCCTGGACCACCCAGACCGAGCCGGCCTGTGTCATCGTCAAACCGCGCCTCGAAACCTCGCCGGACGCCTTCGTCGACTTCCTCGTCGCCGAGGCGCTGGTGGAGGCGAGTCTGAACGAGCCCGAGCAGTTCGTCGAGTTCTTCGGTGACAGCTATCGGGACCTCGCGGCCGTCACCGACCCCGCCATCGGGGCGACGGGCACCTACCAGCTCGCCGTGGCGCTGTACGACGCCTACCTCGGGTTACAGACCCGCGAGGCGTTCGAGGGGTGGGCCGAGACGTTCCCGGCCGTCTACGCGGCGTGGGCCGACGCCGGCGAGCGGCTGGAGCCGCGGCTCTCGGAGCTCTCTGGCGAGCTCGCGCGCGGTCAGACCGACTTCGCCGCCGCCGCGGAGCTGGCCTGCAGCGCCGTCAAGCACGGGCTGGAGCTGCCCGCGCCGTTCGCGGCGCTGGACACGGCGGCCTACGCGGACCACGACGCCGACTACGCCGTCCGATGGGCCGAGAAGACGTTCGAGCAACTGGAGTGA
- a CDS encoding DUF7470 family protein: protein MLDKLGLSGVAGVVVLFAGIGLVAWQNLILAAGLALVVGGLGLVVYGLVTSLLSSFGLGGMP, encoded by the coding sequence ATGTTGGACAAACTCGGTCTCTCCGGCGTCGCCGGTGTCGTCGTCCTGTTTGCGGGTATCGGACTCGTCGCGTGGCAGAACCTGATTCTGGCCGCCGGCCTCGCGCTGGTGGTCGGCGGGCTCGGGCTCGTCGTCTACGGCCTCGTGACGAGCCTGCTGTCCTCGTTCGGGCTGGGCGGGATGCCGTAG
- the eif1A gene encoding translation initiation factor eIF-1A, translating to MSDNEGRKDLRMPDDSEVFAVVTNMLGANRVKVRCMDSVERTARIPGKMQKRIWIREDDVVLVEPWDWQDEKADITWRYEKQDADQLREEGHIKE from the coding sequence ATGAGCGACAACGAGGGCCGGAAGGACCTGCGGATGCCCGACGACAGCGAGGTGTTCGCGGTCGTCACCAACATGCTCGGGGCGAATCGTGTGAAAGTGCGCTGTATGGACAGCGTCGAACGCACAGCCCGGATTCCGGGCAAGATGCAAAAGCGCATCTGGATTCGCGAAGACGACGTGGTCCTCGTCGAGCCGTGGGACTGGCAGGACGAGAAGGCCGACATCACCTGGCGCTACGAGAAGCAGGACGCCGACCAGCTGCGCGAGGAGGGTCACATCAAGGAGTAG
- a CDS encoding ORC1-type DNA replication protein, translating to MSDDPEEGMLGWDESVFRDEHVFEIDWVPETFKHRETQMETLKYALRPAVRGSRPLNVIARGPPGTGKTTSTQILFDELTAQTDVQAVRVNCQVDSTRYAVFSRLFAAIFDYEPPSSGISFKKLFSQITDKLVEEDEVLVVALDDVNYLFYESEASDTLYSLLRAHEAHSGARVGVICVSSDLELDVIEELDTRVQSVFRPEEVYFNKYGQAEIVDILDERVERGFHEGVVGPAVLDRVAELTEQQGGDLRVGIDLLRRAGMNAEMRASRSVELEDVESAYDKSKYVHLSRRLQELSDSERALVEVIAAHDGKRAGDIYEAFNEESGLGYTRYSEIINKLDQLGIIDADYTEVEGRGRSRQLTLNYDADAVLERL from the coding sequence ATGAGCGACGACCCGGAAGAGGGAATGCTGGGGTGGGACGAGTCCGTCTTCAGGGACGAGCACGTCTTCGAGATAGACTGGGTCCCGGAGACGTTCAAACACCGCGAGACCCAGATGGAGACGCTGAAGTACGCGCTCCGTCCTGCCGTCCGGGGGTCCCGTCCGCTCAACGTCATCGCGCGCGGGCCGCCCGGGACGGGCAAGACCACCTCGACCCAGATCCTCTTCGACGAACTGACCGCCCAGACGGACGTCCAGGCGGTCCGGGTCAACTGCCAGGTAGACTCGACGCGCTACGCCGTCTTCTCCCGGCTCTTCGCGGCTATCTTCGACTACGAACCCCCGTCCTCGGGCATCTCCTTCAAGAAGCTCTTCTCCCAGATTACGGACAAGCTCGTCGAGGAGGACGAGGTGCTGGTGGTGGCGCTTGACGACGTGAACTACCTCTTCTACGAGTCGGAGGCCAGCGACACGCTGTACTCGCTGTTGCGCGCCCACGAGGCCCACTCCGGCGCCCGGGTCGGCGTCATCTGTGTCTCCTCGGACCTCGAACTCGACGTCATCGAGGAACTAGACACCCGCGTCCAGTCGGTGTTCCGGCCCGAGGAAGTGTATTTCAACAAGTACGGGCAGGCCGAAATCGTCGACATCCTCGACGAGCGGGTCGAGCGCGGCTTTCACGAGGGCGTCGTCGGCCCCGCGGTGCTCGACCGGGTGGCCGAACTCACCGAACAGCAGGGCGGCGATTTGCGGGTGGGAATCGACCTGCTCCGGCGCGCGGGGATGAACGCCGAGATGCGGGCCTCCCGGAGCGTCGAACTCGAAGACGTGGAGTCGGCCTACGACAAGTCCAAATACGTCCACCTCTCGCGCCGATTACAGGAGCTCTCCGACTCCGAGCGGGCGCTGGTGGAGGTCATCGCGGCCCACGACGGGAAGCGCGCCGGCGATATCTACGAGGCGTTCAACGAGGAGAGCGGGCTGGGCTACACCCGCTACTCGGAGATAATCAACAAGCTCGACCAGCTCGGCATCATCGACGCCGACTACACGGAGGTCGAGGGCCGGGGCCGCTCGCGCCAGCTGACGCTCAATTACGACGCCGACGCGGTGCTGGAACGGTTGTAG
- a CDS encoding QueT transporter family protein, with product MNEVLTMWRDSRMIALTAVIAAVYMTALIPFKGLVIVPGFTEVRPANVLPVTLGLLFGPAAAWGAAIGNLLSDAFGGTLSSGSVFGFLGNFFSAFVAYKLWGCLGPLSSGERPRMDSLSQLGEFVVISFVSAAGTAAIIAWGLDLLGLFPFAVFALIVTVNNFVAAAVIGPPLLYLLYPRMEDAGLRYSDFLRDQPLPSVSPRRRRLSAIGLAVVPVGWLVGGELIGVAVQGIPFGVPAGGIDPGTGGSVLQAAFGAVAFAALLGFSLLSGSWFPPELGVD from the coding sequence ATGAACGAGGTGCTCACGATGTGGCGGGACTCGCGGATGATAGCCCTGACCGCGGTCATCGCGGCGGTGTACATGACTGCCCTCATCCCGTTCAAGGGGCTCGTCATCGTGCCCGGCTTCACCGAGGTCCGGCCGGCGAACGTCCTGCCCGTCACGCTCGGTCTACTGTTCGGGCCCGCGGCGGCCTGGGGAGCCGCCATCGGGAACCTGCTCAGCGACGCCTTCGGGGGGACCCTCTCGTCGGGGAGCGTGTTCGGGTTTCTGGGCAACTTCTTCAGCGCGTTCGTGGCGTACAAACTCTGGGGCTGTCTCGGCCCGCTCTCGTCCGGCGAGCGCCCCAGAATGGACTCGCTCTCCCAGCTCGGGGAGTTCGTCGTCATCTCCTTCGTCTCCGCCGCCGGCACCGCCGCCATCATCGCCTGGGGACTCGACCTGCTCGGCCTGTTTCCGTTCGCCGTCTTCGCCCTCATCGTCACGGTCAACAACTTCGTCGCCGCCGCCGTCATCGGGCCGCCGCTCCTGTATCTCCTCTACCCGCGGATGGAAGACGCCGGCCTCCGGTATTCGGACTTCCTGCGGGACCAGCCGCTGCCGTCGGTGTCGCCCCGACGGCGCCGTCTCAGCGCGATCGGACTCGCCGTGGTTCCCGTGGGCTGGCTGGTCGGCGGGGAGCTCATCGGCGTTGCTGTCCAGGGTATTCCCTTCGGTGTCCCCGCCGGTGGCATCGACCCCGGCACCGGTGGCTCGGTGCTACAGGCGGCCTTCGGCGCCGTCGCCTTCGCCGCGCTCCTCGGATTCAGCCTCCTCTCCGGTAGCTGGTTCCCGCCCGAACTCGGCGTCGACTGA
- a CDS encoding helix-turn-helix domain-containing protein, producing the protein MSLVAEFDITCEQLPLVGVASAVPAGATLRLRLQFNHGERPLFVLSVTGAPRDAVDRALDAAVDVGAYTMLGEAGETLRYQATPALSLEEQLGGAVDDLSALEGLATAEALIERIDVLPTGWRQTGWFADRDAFEQFRAFWQRNTGFRLHRLTRAGESEPPGDGLTDRQREALRTAYEMGYFDIPRGASLAEVAAELDIAASSVSERLRRAQTQLIEETAATTWPPLPE; encoded by the coding sequence ATGAGTCTCGTCGCTGAGTTCGATATCACCTGCGAACAGCTCCCGCTCGTCGGCGTCGCGTCGGCCGTGCCCGCCGGAGCGACGCTGCGGCTCCGCCTGCAGTTCAACCACGGGGAGCGGCCGCTGTTCGTCCTCTCGGTCACCGGCGCGCCGCGGGACGCGGTCGACAGGGCCCTCGACGCGGCGGTCGACGTCGGGGCGTACACGATGCTGGGCGAGGCGGGCGAGACGCTGCGGTATCAGGCGACGCCCGCGCTGAGCCTGGAGGAACAGCTCGGCGGGGCGGTCGACGACCTCTCCGCGCTGGAGGGGCTGGCCACCGCCGAGGCCCTCATCGAGCGCATCGACGTGTTGCCGACCGGCTGGCGCCAGACGGGCTGGTTCGCCGACCGCGACGCTTTCGAGCAGTTCCGGGCGTTCTGGCAGCGCAACACCGGCTTCCGGCTCCACCGGCTCACGCGGGCCGGCGAGTCGGAGCCGCCGGGCGACGGACTGACCGACCGCCAGCGCGAGGCGCTCCGGACGGCCTACGAGATGGGGTATTTCGACATCCCGCGGGGCGCGTCGCTCGCGGAGGTCGCGGCCGAGCTGGATATCGCCGCGTCCTCGGTCTCGGAGCGGTTGCGCCGTGCCCAGACCCAGCTCATCGAGGAGACGGCGGCGACGACGTGGCCGCCGCTGCCCGAGTGA
- the rio1 gene encoding serine/threonine-protein kinase Rio1: MTDSDGDFGLLETDEVDGVGDEWEEIDVSDTEADRIARKRDREFNEFRERIKDADQFKVEASVFDDATYGAIYKLVQDGHIDAFGGPISTGKEANVYTALAGGSEAWSTSEQAGDDGGEPRDRQVAVKIYRINASDFKDMRGYLDGDPRFEGIGSDKKKVVTAWVRKESSNLKRARRAGVRTPEPIAVERNVLVMEYLGTEEGRAKRLSEVHIENPDTAYEVVTEYLRRLYDAGLVHGDLSEYNIVFHEGQLYIIDLGQAVTVHHPNAEEFLERDCRNVANFFARQGVETTPEELLAYVREYATPDDDEDTAPGSDDDAVPQGTFEDRRE, translated from the coding sequence GTGACCGACAGCGACGGCGATTTCGGACTGCTGGAGACCGACGAGGTCGACGGCGTCGGCGACGAGTGGGAGGAAATCGACGTCAGCGACACAGAGGCCGACCGTATCGCCCGCAAGCGGGACCGCGAGTTCAACGAGTTCCGCGAGCGCATCAAGGACGCCGACCAGTTCAAGGTCGAGGCCAGCGTCTTCGACGACGCCACCTACGGCGCCATCTACAAGCTCGTCCAAGACGGTCACATCGACGCCTTCGGCGGCCCCATCTCGACGGGGAAGGAGGCCAACGTCTACACCGCACTCGCCGGGGGAAGCGAGGCGTGGAGCACGTCGGAACAGGCGGGCGACGACGGCGGGGAGCCGCGGGACCGTCAGGTCGCGGTGAAGATCTACCGCATCAACGCCTCCGATTTCAAGGATATGCGGGGCTACCTCGACGGCGACCCCCGCTTCGAGGGCATCGGCTCCGACAAGAAGAAAGTCGTCACCGCGTGGGTCCGCAAGGAGTCCTCGAACCTCAAGCGCGCCCGGCGAGCCGGCGTTCGCACGCCCGAACCCATCGCCGTCGAGCGAAACGTCCTGGTGATGGAGTATCTGGGCACGGAGGAGGGGCGCGCCAAGCGCCTGAGCGAGGTCCACATCGAGAACCCCGACACGGCCTACGAGGTCGTCACGGAGTACCTCCGGCGGCTGTACGACGCCGGGCTCGTCCACGGCGACCTCTCGGAGTACAACATCGTCTTCCACGAGGGGCAGCTGTACATCATCGACCTCGGGCAGGCGGTCACGGTCCACCACCCCAACGCCGAGGAGTTCCTCGAACGGGACTGTCGCAACGTCGCGAACTTCTTCGCCCGGCAGGGCGTCGAGACGACGCCCGAGGAGCTGCTCGCGTACGTCCGCGAGTACGCGACCCCGGACGACGACGAGGACACCGCGCCGGGCAGCGACGACGACGCCGTCCCGCAGGGGACGTTCGAGGACCGCAGGGAGTGA
- a CDS encoding low temperature requirement protein A, producing MSSRVGGWCQIPVSVYSDTDGGLRHASWLELFLDLVFVVAVAALGAMLHENLTLAGLVEFVALFAIVWWIWLSLSYFADVFDTGDPVSVAMIIASMFGLVFLSGTVGSAFHGASFDFAVTVLLLRGYLTAAHVRARHLRRQVDADERRFLNYWIGLELLVTGVWGLSLLVPEPGRYGLWLAALVISVAGITTIYLNFRRVLGPEVSHCSERFGLFTILVLGETVLAVALGTSVTAFTPVVVLVSALAFAIVVMIWWFYFYRYDERIYGRLLYVQNEHWKRLRPRGITYVYSHVLVHAGIVVTGVGIAVGLESAVSQHALPLGGRLALTLGLATFLVGTGLAQWMTLPSMDGRVGAGRLSLVGFCGLLAVGGGALSPAALLAVVALATFALLLFEGRNHEDAPAPAPSGSRPEGTS from the coding sequence GTGAGTAGCCGGGTCGGCGGCTGGTGCCAGATACCTGTCTCCGTCTACTCGGACACCGACGGCGGTCTGCGCCACGCTTCGTGGCTGGAGCTGTTTCTGGACCTCGTGTTCGTCGTCGCCGTCGCTGCGCTCGGCGCGATGCTCCACGAGAACCTGACGCTCGCTGGCCTCGTCGAGTTCGTCGCGCTGTTCGCCATCGTCTGGTGGATCTGGCTGAGCCTCAGCTACTTCGCCGACGTGTTCGACACGGGGGACCCGGTGTCCGTCGCCATGATAATCGCCTCGATGTTCGGGCTCGTTTTCCTCTCCGGAACCGTCGGTAGCGCGTTCCACGGCGCGTCGTTCGATTTCGCCGTCACAGTCCTGCTCCTCAGGGGGTATCTCACTGCGGCACACGTCCGAGCGCGGCATCTCCGGCGGCAGGTCGACGCCGACGAGCGGCGGTTCCTGAACTACTGGATCGGGCTCGAACTGCTCGTGACCGGCGTGTGGGGGCTGTCGCTTCTCGTTCCCGAACCCGGCCGGTACGGGCTCTGGCTGGCGGCTCTGGTCATCAGCGTCGCCGGCATCACCACGATCTACCTGAACTTCCGACGGGTTCTCGGCCCGGAAGTCAGCCACTGTAGCGAACGCTTCGGGCTGTTCACTATCCTCGTCCTCGGCGAGACGGTTCTGGCCGTCGCGCTGGGCACGTCAGTCACGGCGTTTACCCCCGTGGTGGTGCTGGTCAGCGCCCTCGCGTTCGCCATCGTCGTCATGATCTGGTGGTTCTACTTCTACCGCTACGACGAGCGCATCTACGGGCGGCTGTTGTACGTGCAGAACGAACACTGGAAGCGCCTGCGACCGCGCGGCATCACCTACGTGTACTCGCACGTGCTCGTCCACGCCGGTATCGTCGTCACCGGGGTCGGTATCGCCGTCGGTCTCGAGTCCGCCGTCTCGCAGCACGCCCTCCCGCTGGGCGGTCGGCTGGCACTCACGCTCGGACTGGCGACGTTCCTCGTCGGGACGGGGCTCGCCCAGTGGATGACCCTGCCCTCGATGGACGGCCGCGTCGGAGCGGGACGGCTGAGCCTGGTCGGGTTCTGTGGCCTGCTGGCGGTCGGTGGCGGGGCGCTCTCCCCGGCCGCCTTGCTCGCTGTCGTCGCGCTGGCGACGTTCGCACTCTTGCTGTTCGAGGGCCGCAACCACGAGGACGCCCCAGCGCCGGCCCCCAGCGGGAGCCGTCCGGAGGGGACCTCATGA
- a CDS encoding bacterio-opsin activator domain-containing protein has translation MDRGQTVLVCGDDEQRVAETASGLEAVEHGFDVQAATGETALGSVDDVDCVVSLQFDPPSLVTDLRAERPDLPVIVFAGGGTERVNEALADDTLAYVQPGTETQYVVLAHRIESVAAVDPGTVDGFDRYGEVIGALDDGVYALDDEGQFIFANEALAELTGYSVEELLGEHTIIIKDRETVELAESKLRELLSSSGRDEVGTTFELALRRADGETIACEDHMTVLYGPDGEFRGTAGVIRDISERKRREELLSALQETSRSLMQAPSREDVASIVAGATERVLGLDMAVVRLYDADERVLRPAAVTDAVVDRLGERPVYGLDEGEAGTVFASGETASYSASHELDEGGTTAESGLYVPVGVHGTLSVLSTEPDAFDDIDRQVVALLATNAAAACNRAKREQEVRETRERIATILDRINGLIQNTVEVLVEATTREAVEAGVCAELAATEPYTFAWIGRPAVQGNQLEVREWAGESAVAMDGAAVSVGEDTPGATALADGTTEVFDELGDIDDEWVQRAHEARVASMMAVPLAYTDSTYGVLFVCSDRPDAFDDREQIVLEALGRAVANAINAIESGKILSADKVIELEFTVNDRNLLMSRVSAATGATLASAGTVTQDDGSLRLYLDVEGADSEAVHEELDADSVRSVTQVAEHDGSALFEVTVEDSLLATLVDHGAVPKAVTGENGIARYTIELPYEGDAREVFSLVEDNYDGTDLVGYHEHERPVQTQQEFRASLAERFTDRQETALRTAFLGGFFDWPREVDGDELASAMDISRPTYHQHLRAAQQKVYEELFE, from the coding sequence ATGGACCGCGGTCAAACGGTTCTCGTCTGTGGGGACGACGAGCAACGCGTAGCGGAGACGGCGTCGGGGCTAGAGGCGGTCGAACACGGGTTCGACGTACAGGCCGCGACCGGCGAGACGGCGCTCGGTTCGGTCGACGACGTCGACTGCGTCGTCAGCCTGCAGTTCGACCCGCCGTCGCTGGTCACGGACCTCCGGGCGGAGCGGCCCGACCTGCCGGTGATCGTCTTCGCCGGTGGCGGGACCGAGCGGGTGAACGAGGCGCTGGCCGACGACACGCTGGCGTACGTCCAGCCGGGGACCGAGACGCAGTACGTCGTTCTCGCTCACCGCATCGAGTCGGTCGCGGCCGTCGATCCGGGGACCGTCGACGGCTTCGACCGCTACGGCGAGGTCATCGGCGCGCTCGACGACGGCGTGTACGCGCTCGACGACGAGGGGCAGTTCATCTTCGCCAACGAGGCGCTGGCGGAGCTGACAGGGTACAGCGTCGAGGAGCTGCTGGGCGAACACACGATTATCATCAAGGACCGCGAGACGGTCGAACTCGCGGAGTCGAAACTGCGGGAGCTACTGTCGTCGTCCGGCCGCGACGAGGTCGGGACGACCTTCGAGCTCGCCCTCCGGCGCGCCGACGGGGAGACGATAGCCTGTGAAGACCACATGACGGTACTGTACGGGCCCGACGGCGAGTTCCGCGGGACCGCCGGCGTCATCCGTGACATCTCGGAGCGCAAACGCCGCGAGGAGCTGCTCTCGGCCCTGCAGGAGACCTCCCGGAGCCTGATGCAGGCGCCGAGCCGCGAGGACGTGGCCAGCATCGTGGCCGGCGCGACCGAGCGGGTGCTCGGACTCGACATGGCCGTCGTCCGGCTGTACGACGCCGACGAACGGGTGCTCCGACCCGCGGCCGTCACTGACGCTGTCGTCGACCGACTCGGCGAGCGACCGGTGTACGGGCTCGACGAGGGGGAGGCCGGGACAGTGTTCGCCTCGGGCGAGACGGCGAGCTACAGCGCCAGCCACGAGCTCGACGAGGGCGGCACGACCGCCGAGTCGGGGCTGTACGTGCCGGTCGGCGTCCACGGCACGCTCAGCGTGCTCTCGACCGAACCAGACGCGTTCGACGACATCGACCGGCAGGTCGTCGCCCTGCTCGCGACCAACGCCGCCGCGGCCTGCAACCGCGCGAAACGCGAACAGGAGGTCAGAGAGACCAGAGAGCGCATCGCGACCATCCTCGACCGCATCAACGGCCTCATCCAGAACACCGTCGAAGTGCTGGTCGAGGCGACCACCCGGGAGGCTGTCGAGGCGGGCGTCTGTGCGGAGCTGGCCGCCACCGAACCGTACACGTTCGCGTGGATCGGTCGGCCCGCCGTCCAGGGCAATCAGCTCGAAGTCCGCGAGTGGGCCGGCGAGAGCGCCGTCGCGATGGACGGCGCCGCGGTGTCGGTCGGCGAGGACACGCCGGGCGCGACGGCCCTGGCCGACGGCACCACCGAGGTGTTCGACGAGCTGGGCGACATCGACGACGAGTGGGTCCAGCGCGCCCACGAGGCCCGCGTGGCGTCGATGATGGCGGTCCCGCTGGCCTACACCGACTCGACCTACGGCGTGTTGTTCGTCTGCTCCGACCGACCGGACGCCTTCGACGACCGCGAGCAGATCGTGCTTGAGGCGCTGGGCCGGGCCGTCGCCAACGCCATCAACGCCATCGAGAGCGGCAAGATACTGTCGGCGGACAAGGTCATCGAACTGGAGTTCACCGTCAACGACCGGAATCTGCTGATGAGCCGGGTCTCGGCGGCGACGGGCGCGACGCTCGCCTCCGCCGGCACGGTGACACAGGACGACGGGTCGCTCAGGCTGTATCTCGACGTCGAGGGGGCCGACAGCGAGGCGGTCCACGAGGAGCTCGACGCCGACTCCGTCCGAAGCGTCACGCAGGTGGCCGAACACGACGGGAGCGCGCTGTTCGAGGTGACAGTCGAGGACTCGCTGCTCGCGACGCTGGTCGACCACGGCGCCGTGCCCAAGGCCGTCACCGGGGAGAACGGTATCGCCCGCTACACCATCGAGCTCCCCTACGAGGGCGACGCCCGCGAGGTGTTCTCGCTGGTCGAGGACAACTACGACGGCACCGACCTGGTGGGCTATCACGAACACGAGCGGCCCGTACAGACCCAACAGGAGTTCCGGGCCTCCCTCGCCGAGCGCTTTACCGACCGCCAAGAGACCGCGCTCCGAACCGCGTTCCTCGGCGGCTTCTTCGACTGGCCCCGGGAGGTCGACGGCGACGAGCTCGCCTCGGCGATGGACATCTCGCGGCCGACCTATCACCAGCATCTCCGGGCCGCCCAGCAGAAGGTGTACGAGGAGCTGTTCGAGTAA
- a CDS encoding low temperature requirement protein A → MSLVSWANSQWQGSLSVSAETDESLRHATWLELFFDLVFVVALAELGALLHDTLDVVGFVRFVALFAIVWWIWLAVSYYADTYATDDLLSRLFVIAAMFLVILLSQTIAGALTGASFAFAASVLALRVLLTLGHLRALYMRSDARQFVEYWVGLEVLVTVVWGLSLLVPPPGRFGLWVASFGLGTAGLAVVYLGFDTIETQVSHFSERLGLFTILVLGETILGVSLATSLVPLDVRTALVGALAFAVPVAVWWLYFNRFDEQAVSWSPPNEADRWLEARQRVIVHIYSHYLVHGGIVATGVGLAVAVEASQAGHALPAGSSSVLYAGLTAVIVGVAISHRTSPASLGRQPVVARFVFAALFTALAAGWHVRSPLATVGAAVCLLCALVAVENASRLVAVPASG, encoded by the coding sequence ATGAGTCTCGTCTCGTGGGCCAACTCCCAGTGGCAGGGGTCTCTCAGCGTGTCTGCCGAGACCGACGAGAGCCTGCGCCACGCGACGTGGCTGGAACTGTTCTTCGACCTCGTGTTCGTCGTCGCCCTCGCGGAGCTCGGTGCGCTGCTCCACGACACCCTCGACGTCGTCGGGTTCGTCCGCTTTGTGGCCCTGTTCGCCATCGTCTGGTGGATCTGGCTCGCCGTGAGCTACTACGCCGACACCTACGCGACGGACGACCTGCTCTCGCGGCTGTTCGTCATCGCCGCGATGTTCCTGGTTATCCTCCTCTCCCAGACTATCGCGGGTGCGCTCACCGGGGCGTCGTTCGCCTTCGCGGCGAGCGTACTGGCGCTCCGGGTGCTCCTGACACTGGGGCACCTCCGGGCGCTCTACATGCGGTCGGACGCCCGGCAGTTCGTCGAGTACTGGGTCGGTCTCGAAGTGCTGGTGACGGTCGTCTGGGGGCTCTCGCTGCTGGTTCCGCCACCCGGACGATTCGGGCTCTGGGTCGCCTCCTTCGGCCTCGGCACCGCCGGGCTCGCGGTCGTCTACCTCGGGTTCGACACCATCGAGACGCAGGTCTCGCACTTCTCCGAGCGGCTGGGCCTGTTCACCATCCTCGTCCTCGGCGAGACCATCCTCGGCGTCTCGCTGGCGACGTCGCTCGTCCCGCTCGACGTGCGGACCGCGCTCGTCGGCGCGCTCGCGTTCGCCGTCCCCGTCGCCGTCTGGTGGCTCTACTTCAACCGCTTCGACGAGCAGGCCGTCAGCTGGTCACCGCCGAACGAGGCCGACCGCTGGCTCGAGGCGCGCCAGCGGGTCATCGTCCACATCTACAGCCACTACCTCGTCCACGGGGGTATCGTCGCGACGGGCGTCGGGCTGGCCGTAGCCGTCGAGGCGTCGCAGGCGGGTCACGCGCTGCCCGCCGGTAGCTCTTCCGTGCTCTATGCGGGTCTCACGGCGGTGATAGTGGGCGTCGCTATCAGCCACCGCACGTCGCCGGCCTCGCTCGGGAGACAGCCAGTCGTCGCTCGATTCGTGTTCGCGGCCCTGTTCACGGCGCTCGCAGCCGGGTGGCACGTGCGGTCGCCACTCGCCACAGTCGGCGCGGCCGTCTGCCTGCTCTGTGCGCTCGTCGCCGTCGAGAACGCGAGCCGACTCGTCGCGGTGCCCGCGTCCGGCTGA